Proteins from a single region of Melanotaenia boesemani isolate fMelBoe1 chromosome 3, fMelBoe1.pri, whole genome shotgun sequence:
- the nek4 gene encoding serine/threonine-protein kinase Nek4 isoform X4 — translation MNNYMFIRVVGKGSYGEVNLVKNKTDRKQYVIKKLNLITSSKRERRAAEQEAQLLSQLRHPNIVTYRESWEGDDCQLYIVMGFCEGGDLYHRLKQQKGELLPERQVVEWFVQIAMALQYLHERNILHRDLKTQNIFLTKTNIIKVGDLGIARVLENQNDMASTLIGTPYYMSPELFSNKPYNHKSDVWALGCCVYEMSTLKHAFNAKDMNSLVYRIVEGKLPQMPSRYDPQLGDLIRSMLSKRPDDRPDVKLILRQPYIKRQIAMFLEATKEKTAKSRKKAVDSSGDCRSNSTSCGASFQSKPERLPPSPQPEPLARVKRKEEKSQQSKSRNGVTDCPPVQTPPPPKPSSPDVVKTSIVSMATVSNIDIQLQQNDDMMARQVHGPESIISHHGPTSESVTHCVYKERKERGKLDLSPPPSPVYPPLKAVSGVCSKAGNERTASNEPTDIQPQATPNPGDTFSVFGEKQLSDVDYKDKTMELLKEADGQHPILENFGAVLDVNMSNENDTVTLIKQAPTQYLFTSDVQDNPEATEKLLEPPKLEPVQEESSSEVAKKDLCQSPRYSSEPFVLQQHREDVRHAQGDQNKFKMAAPRPLPQPPVESVTVEGKKKKKKTTESKKADVASESASVSSSKEVLLPLPQNRPLSARERRRLRQSQESFNQPGVNAERRASYDVTSTKAEYYSVPVARSASYSTTESSSKQDKLLEQRSDEDDCSSSTSSTERLEGDCKERKTESCDMHDLVHMMTQTLRMDVGDCVSEMDKGRLDSTTLPEFKLNRKYRDTLVLHGKTRGEAENLSLGEIPKGSTSGPAKIRRAVEHLRTDVVKGLGVQLLDKVLEIMEEEDEDKRELCLRNQMGDEKYQAYAVMVRQLKFFEDIAFKV, via the exons atgaataattatatGTTCATTAGGGTCGTTGGGAAAGGAAGCTATGGAGAGGTGAACttggtgaaaaacaaaacagaccgAAAACAG tatgtTATAAAGAAACTGAATCTGATCACTTCCTCCAAGCGGGAGCGGCGTGCTGCAGAACAGGAGGCACAGCTTCTGTCTCAGCTGCGACATCCTAACATTGTGACTTACAGAGAATCTTGGGAAGGAGATGACTGTCAGCTTTATATTGTGATGGGTTTCTGTGAAGGGGGTGATCTCTATCATAGACTCAAACAACAGAAAGGGGAACTCTTGCCAGAAAGACAGGTCGTAGAGTGGTTTGTCCAGATAGCCATGGCACTCCAG TATCTGCATGAGAGGAACATTCTTCACCGGGACTTAAAAACTCAAAATATCTTCCTGACAAAAACCAACATCATCAAAGTTGGTGACCTTGGCATTGCACGAGTTTTGGAGAACCAGAACGATATGGCCAGCACACTTATTGGAACACCATACTACATGAGTCCTGAGCTCTTCTCTAATAAACCCTATAACCACAAG TCAGATGTGTGGGCCCTGGGTTGCTGTGTGTATGAAATGTCCACACTGAAACACGCCTTCAATGCCAAAGACATGAACTCACTGGTGTATCGCATTGTTGAGGGAAAG CTGCCTCAGATGCCGAGTCGGTACGATCCTCAGCTTGGAGATTTGATCAGGAGCATGCTGTCTAAGAGACCTGACGACAGGCCTGATGTCAAACTCATCCTCCGGCAGCCCTACATAAAACGACAAATTGCTATGTTCCTTGAGGCCACCAAAGA AAAAACTGCCAAATCAAGAAAAAAGGCTGTGGATAGCAGTGGTGATTGTAGGTCCAACAGTACATCATGTGGAGCTTCATTTCAATCAAAACCTGAGAGACTTCCTCCAAGTCCCCAGCCCGAACCTTTAGCTCGAGTTAAACGG aaagaagaaaaatcacaacAGTCAAAAAGCCGTAACGGTGTGACAGACTGCCCTCCAGTCCAGACACCACCACCACCTAAACCTTCCTCACCTGATGTTGTGAAAACCAGCATCGTCTCTATGGCAACTGTCAGTAATATTGAtatccagctgcagcagaatgaTGACATGATGGCGAGACAAGTGCATGGACCTGAGTCAATCATATCACACCATGGGCCAACCAGTGAATCTGTGACTCATTGTGTGTACAAAGAACGCAAAGAGCGAGGGAAACTAGATCTTTCACCCCCTCCTTCCCCAGTTTACCCCCCTCTGAAGGCTGTATCAGGTGTTTGCAGCAAGGCAGGTAATGAGCGGACGGCATCCAACGAGCCGACAGACATTCAGCCACAAGCCACACCAAACCCTGGGGATACATTCTCTGTCTTTGGGGAGAAACAGCTCTCAGATGTGGATTATAAGGATAAAACCATGGAGTTACTTAAAGAGGCTGATGGGCAGCACCCAATTCTAGAAAACTTTGGAGCAGTTTTGGATGTAAACATGAGCAATGAAAATGACACAGTGACCCTTATCAAGCAAGCTCCAACTCAGTACTTATTTACCTCAGATGTCCAA GACAACCCAGAAGCCACTGAAAAGCTGTTAGAGCCTCCAAAACTG GAGCCTGTTCAAGAAGAATCTTCTTCCGAAGTCGCCAAGAAAGATCTTTGCCAAAGTCCCCGGTACTCCTCAGAGCCTTTTGTGTTACAGCAGCACAGAGAGGACGTACGACATGCACAGGGAGATCAGAATAAG TTTAAGATGGCTGCTCCAAGACCTTTACCTCAACCTCCTGTTGAGAGTGTAACTGTGgaagggaagaagaaaaaaaagaagacaacagAAAGCAAGAAAGCTGATGTGGCTTCAGAGTCTGCATCAGTCAGTTCCTCCAAGGAGGTATTGCTACCACTACCACAG aatCGTCCTCTATCTGCAAGAGAGAGAAGACGACTGAGGCAGTCCCAAGAGAGTTTCAACCAACCAG GTGTTAATGCTGAACGAAGGGCATCTTATGATGTCACCTCTACTAAAGCCGAGTATTACAGTGTCCCAGTTGCTCGATCTGCTTCCTATTCTACTACAGAATCCAGCAGTAAG CAGGATAAGTTGCTGGAGCAAAGGTCTGATGAAGATGACTGTAGCTCATCCACAAGTTCCACAGAGCGCTTAGAAGGAGACTGCAAGGAAAG AAAAACTGAATCCTGCGACATGCATGATTTAGTCCACATGATGACGCAAACTTTGAGAATGGATGTTGGAGACTGTGTAAGTGAAATGGACAAAGGCAGATTGGACTCTACAACACTGCCAGAATTTAAACTGAACAGGAAGTATAGGGACACCCTGGTGCTTCATGGGAAGACACGAGGGGAAGCAGAAAACTTGTCGCTTGGTGAAATACCAAAAG GCTCCACATCTGGTCCAGCCAAGATAAGAAGAGCCGTAGAGCACCTGAGAACAGATGTGGTGAAGGGTCTGGGTGTCCAGCTGCTGGACAAAGTACTTGAAAttatggaggaggaggatgaggacaAAAGAGAA ctgtGTCTTCGTAACCAGATGGGAGATGAAAAGTACCAAGCTTATGCTGTGATGGTGAGGCAGCTTAAGTTTTTTGAGGATATTGCCTTCAAGGTTTAA